Genomic window (Lycium barbarum isolate Lr01 chromosome 2, ASM1917538v2, whole genome shotgun sequence):
tatatatatagtatctatttaagcgaaattaCGCTAAAGTACTCATATggtcattactttagaaacttgaaaattatccaatttagatcatgcttgcccactcgcacgaactaaatggtttaaatgcatacaaacaacacaaaccatatgttttttatgaaaagcaagtaaactaagagtttaagcctcacttgccttataagCCGTACGCAAACCTCTCTTGAAACGCCAGAATCTCTTCAAATATATTCGatagcctcaatctattcaaaACATAAATAACGAGTCCAAATTAGTGAAGAGAAACTAATCCCATAATTGTAAGACACCTCGGGTTCAAAGTCCATAATTGACATGCTAGTAGTCCACTAATCCCTTCAATCCCCCACATATTATAAAAACGCAatggtttttttaaaaaaaaaatcctttcccGACAGACTATGGTAGAAATTCTGTCTTTCTAATCTTTACCAACCCATGAGTTGTAATTTATAAAACTAGTCTAACAATATTGCAGAAGCCCCAAACGAATTCTTTCCTttcctgtatggcaggaagtccCTCCAGCTTGTCTGGTTAACCGGGCTACCTATTCAAAGATGAACTAATTGCCTTTGGTTTCTTCTAATGGCAGGCCTGTGCCTCCTCTATTCCTGCTTTTCGGGGTACCTCTTCATCTAGTATCAGACGATTCGTTAGACGATTCCCTTGATCTTCTTCGTGCAAATCAAAGTGGAACTATAATCTTGAAAAGTTGTCCATTATAAAAAAGTTATACTGCTATTCCCAATGCCTATTAAACCCAATCACTTATCCCATCATCATTGTGTCCCCCAAATGGCAAATTCTTTACATTATGTCAGAAAGAAGTAACTGTACTCTCGTTCTAATTCAATTCATGAAACATAGCTACGGAATAAATTTAGCATAGTACCTGGACACGAATGTTGGGGTTGGGACTGCCACTTCTCCCACTCTCAGTACACGTTACCAAATCCTCTCTTGATACTACAATGTTTCCTTCTCAATACCAGAAATTTTTCTAATCCCTAATAACCTCTTAAACGTGGCCTGCAAAATTTGGAGGTGACTCGGCCCACTcctctctttttaaaaaaaaaatatatatatatttaagtccTTAATTATTCAATCTATGTAATGTGATATTGGCCCATTATCCACTAATTAACTGACTATCTCaaactatatatataaatatactactaatactttcaagaaaataaaaaaatataagcaTATGATGTGGACTATATTCTATAGTTACCTCTCCGATATGAAACCCGTTaaaattagtaagttataattaAGGGAATAACTCTAAAATTCACTTGAGAAAAAAATATCGGGTTGTTACACTTCTTTACTTTTAGCAAAAAAACTTATATGGAATTGGTTAAATTAGCATCACAGTTACAATATTCTAAAGGTATACTCTATAGCTAAGTTGTTAAAGTCGGGCTCGAAGATAAAGCGATATCAATTGTTGCATTAGCTATAATGCTTGTTGGGAGTGGCATATGTTGCTCTTGTGATGATTGATGTAACAAAGAAATAGAGTATTATTAATTTTGCTTAACTCCTACGCTAGCTTTATGATTAATTGATAAAGCAATCGACGACTGATCGGTAATCGCTTAATTCAAATCAAATCAATCGGTATTCTGTGAGTTGGGTAGAGGATTagtatattttaaaatttaataaCCAATAAGTTGAACTATTGAGCGCAAATATCCAACCAGAATAGCAAATAAACACCATGGAGAAAAATagtttttagaaaatatttttcaattttcatgTTTGACTGGTCAAAATTTTAGAATAATATTTGATCTAGTAAAATAAGTTTCTTAAAATGAGGAAAAGAGTTTTCCTAGTGGAAATAAGGAAAATAAGTTTTACGAATGTCATTCCACATTGACCGTCTCTTCTCCATCCTCCAAAATCTCACCCCTACCCCATCCCCACCAACCCAAACTCTTACCCCCACCTCCACCTCTCATGGTATCTGTGTAGATTATACACAAATATTTTTAGAATAATATTTTCTATTTACATACCAAACAcagaaaaataaataagaaaattacttatttttcaaaaaaaaaaacatttttcgaGGATCCTTCGACCAAACACACTCTTGATTTTGTAGTTTATTTTAGTTATATACTTTTTCTCAAGAATATCAATAAGAAACAATATGAATGATCTATTAATAAACAAGAAATTTttgttaaattatttttttgattcaAATTGTAAGTGAATACAAAAGATCATTTCCTAGTAGAAACATTCGTGTGGATTCTTTTGTCCAACATTTATGTCAGTATTCTACGAACATGTAACAGAGTGTTCCAAATTTATGTAAATTTATAATGCGCAAATATTGTAATATATTTAGCATAGTTGCATTTTTGCAcattaattattaattagttctgattttggttattgtaatatttaaataaatatttttaattttgtattaattaaaatatgtgttTCGGTGCCTTTACATAGTAAATAAGTTATATTTAAATTAATATTAGACCTATAAGTAATATATAGAGTAAAGATACAAATTGAAcataatacaacaacaatatcaacataccagtgtaattccacaagtgtgGTCTGGGAGGATAGGATGTAAATCATAGCTTACCTCTACTCATTacgaggtagagaggttgtttccaatagaccctcagATCAAAAGCAATGCATTCAAAGCAGGATTGTAAGAAAAATAGgtagaaaatactcaaaatacccctcaacgtttgaccaaaatcccaactacacacctaacctttgcgggggtcctattacccccctggacaaattttttcagtatcaaaatgccccttttttgctgatgtggcagtccAATATGACAACTCTCAATTATTAACAGGCAGTCCAGTATCAAAAAGgggcattttgatactgaaaaaatttgtccatgggggtaataggacccccgcaaaggttaggtgtgtagttgggattttgatCAAACgttgggggtattttgagtattttctcaaaAATAGGACATCAAAGTAGCAAGATACAAACAAAAATGCAGCGGATAGTAGTATACATCAAGGAATAAGAAACTATGTGATAACTAAAGAATACTACTACTAAAAAGGACAAAACACTTagctacctactagccttctatcaTAATCATCGACCTCATACCTTCTTTTTTTGAATTTGATTTGTCTAATCATCTCCCCCAAGATTGAAGATATGCATGGTTAATTAAATAGTTAATAGAAAATAATTCACCAAATTTGGGAAATTCACAAGCAAAATGATCAATATTGCACATTTCGAtcaattgaaggttaaatgtgcCTAATTAAATAATACAAAATCAAAGTAAGAGTTTGTCAATATTTCACGGACTAAAAGCACAAATTTCCCAATATCTTTTTAGCACTGGACTTATGGATTTAATAAGTCTTTCAACTAGCCCAACCCACTTTCAGAGAGGCCTCACATTGGATATAAACAACAAAGCCCTTAAGTTTGATCCCTCTAGAAAGTTTCAGGCTTTTATagtaaggggttgtttggtttgaAATCAAGTTATGCTGATATTAGctattttaatattatttttcatTCAGTTGGTTATTGTATTAAAAATAACATACATTGCATAATTTATAAGAAGAAGTTGTTTGTTTATAAAAACACCCCTACCTTATTTAGTAGAAAAAGAGTTTGAGGGAACTCAGAGTTATTTTTATCAGGGATAACTAATCTCGGTACTATTTTTCCACCATCTAACAGTAATAACTAGTCCGATACTATTACTATTCTTGAAATAACTTATCTAAAAATTAGGAACcaaataaaaaataagataatACTAAATTTTTATTCCAGGATTACTTATTATTGGATAATGTACCAAACGATCCCTAATGTTAcaattcctttcttttcttatggGGATGACAACGCATCAAGAAACTAATTAAACCAAATATAAAAGCAGACCAAATAATATTAATAAGAGATGGCATTAACACTGTCAGCAATAACATCATCAACCTTAATCCGTCGAAAATTACCCATAGTAGGTGCCTTTTGTGTACTTACTTTTGGTTTCTCTAATCTCTCTATCCCTTTTACCAAACCGGGTTTTGCTCACTCACttgggtaatttttttttattttttatgtctgATCAGAATCTTGAAATTAATTTTGGGTTTTAGAGAAAAATAATATCTGGGgttctttttgttttgtttaatgTTTTCAGGTGGAAATTAGGTGGTGAAAGACAGTGTACAAGTGTTAGTAGTATTAGAATGGAAGCTACTAGCAGCAAGATTGTTCCTAGTATTGTTGTTTATGTCACTGTTCCTAACAAAGAATTGGGTTTGTCTTTGCTATTATTTCTAATGCTATTTAATTTTTGTTTATCTCTTTTTCCTTTTGTAGTATTGGTATTTCATTTTATTATCTCTTGATGATTTGTCTTTCCTTGATCCTTGTCACTAAAATGGTACTCCCTCTctcggatttcgagagtcaaacttctttattttaACCGTGAATTTTGAAAATACAACTTTAAGTTTTTTgagaaataatttacatatttaaaaagtacagtaagtcataataattaataatttttaaacGGCATACGAATAAATCGCGGTCAGAGATTTTTTTGTTTGACTCTCATAATCTGAACTGTAGCACATAAATTGTGACAGAGGGAGTAATCTGTTGAGATTTCTAGTTGAAATAAGCATGGTCTCGGGATCACATAGTACgtgtcgttgttgttgttcttgtttttttttttttttgggtgttttCTAGTTCTATTTTTAGCTAGAATATGTAGAGAacgaagagtttttttttttttttttaaaaaaaagtaactTCTTCGGATTCAAGCTCTAATTCATGAATCTTGGTCATTGTCTGAACAAAAAAGGAGAACCTCGCATTATACTATTGGACTTGTATCAAAGTGCCAATATTCTGAAGCAATATTTATTATCTGTCCATGTGTACTAGTTTAAGCATGTTATGGAAAGACGATTTCAGCATAAATTTCCGGTGATGCTATCTTTAAGAGTGCTTTTATGTAATCTTTGTGATTTCTGATGCTATGGATGGATCTTTATCATCATTATCTTTGGTTCAAAATAATTTACAGGTAAGAAACTGGCAGGGAGCATAGTCAAGGAGAAACTTGCAGCATGTGTTAATCGAGTACCAGGCGAGCACATCTCCTTATTACTGATCTAACTAGCCAAAGAAACCTTCATGTTTTTGTCTTGCACCCATCTCTGAAAGTATCTTTACCATCATTTGCCTGTTTAGACCTTAGCAATTCAACTTCAGTTCAACATGGTGACAATACCACTATGCTTTGGAAAGTGTGGTTCACTCTTGTTGTCGTGAATTCAATTTGAGTACAGAGTGCTAATCCCTCATCATTTGCTAGTAACACTTAGCATTAGAACTTAAAGCTTGATTCCTTCAAATGTATCATCATTTATGGGAAGTGTTATGTTCGTTACAAGCATACTAAGGCTTGTGGTATGACGCATAAGATTCTTCCACCTTAACCAGATGTCTTGAGTTTGAGCTCTGAGAATGAATTTTTGGTTATCAAAAAGTGTTTGTCAAGCATGTTAACCATTAGTGCTTTAGGTATTTTGATTTCCTTATCTTCTGCGATAAAGAATTTGCAAATATGAACTCAAATATATCGCTGTTTCCTTGTTTACTGCCTGTAATGTTGCATGCTTTTGACTATGCCCCCTTTCCGGAGATTGAACCTAATTGagctattacaacaacaacaacaacatacccagtgaaatcccacaatgtggggtcttgggagggtaaagtgtacgcagaccataccctaTTGATTCCATCAATTTTCTTTGATGTGGTTGGACTGCTGCGATGATACATTGATGTCCacttttctcatttttttcttgCTGGAAGTAAATTCACGAAGGATCGGTGTTCATATTATTGAAGGAATATGCATTGAAATTTTGAGAAATGTCATTTGAACATTACTGAACACCAGGGTAATGTAGAATGTGTAGGGGTGATtgttattatataaatataaaaattgAATACGGGCAAATTGAGAGGAGAGGCTTTTAGGGCTCAATTTCTCATTCTGGGGTCTTGTGGTTATAGCCTCTGGTAAAATGGAAGAAATTTTGGATGTAAATTAGTAGTTTGCTGGTGtcctcattagtcttcttttctaAGTTGATAACTTATATGATTAATACAAGTACTTCAAGAAGCTTGTGGATGCATAAGTGAATTGATGTGCTGTGTGTGCAGGCGTCGAATCTGTTTACGAGTGGCAAGGAGAGGTAAGACTCTTCTTCGAGCGACTGTTCCCCTTTGATTTGATTCAACTTTTCTCGATACACAATGTTAGTTTTGCTTTTTGTTTTGGTTAACAGGTACAGACCGATTCTGAAGAGCTGCTTATAATCAAGACCAGGGAATCCTTATTGGAAGCTCTTACAGAACACGTGAAGGCCAACCACGAATATGAGTAAGTCGTCGCATCTTTGTTCTTTTTTCTACCTGTTAAAAGACATCAGTACTTCAGTTTGTAACTTGTCATTTAATGTTCAACCGTCTTATTTCTCTGCATTGGTTAGACAAACTTGGTACAGATTATCCTTCTTGAATATATGTTTCCAAtgttaaaaagggacttagaagGAAGACAGATTTTTCATGTATATctgcctgtttggccaagcttttgggaagcCAAAaggattttcttcttttttcgaaAAGTTGAGGTGTTCGGCCAAACTTTTAGGGAAATCCGGAAATGTAAGTGCTCTTGAGTAGTTGCACTAAAAAATGTAGATTTTCCTCAGAATTACTTTTTAAACATCGACTAAACACAAAGTATTGCTCTAATATCGgcaaaaagtgtttttcaaattgattggccaaacacaaactactaTTCTCCAAAAGACTTTTTCAAAAAGCACTTTTGTCAAAAAACGCTTTTCTAATAAGCGGATTTTAGAAGCTTGACTAAACATGCTATTAGTCTTTGGTGCATAAGCTGATTGCTATCTTCACTCAAAATGTTAATCCCCAAATAGAGGGGAATGACGGTGGAGAGTGcgcatatattattttgatccTTTTCTTGCTTGTTTCTTGCAGTGTTCCGGAAGTGATTGCGATGCCCATAGTTGGTGGTTGTCCCCAGTACCTAGAATGGCTCAAGAACAGCACAAGGGATAAATGATTAAATGCCAAGACAGGCTTGTTCAACCTTGAGCTAGAACTTTGTAGGAGTCTGAGACAAAATATCTATGTTACTAGGTATCTACCATCTGATACTTATTACTTAAAGTGTGTCGTTAGTCTTGACTCTTGATGTGAGCTCTTATATCTAtctctaataataataatatcttaGATGCATGGGTGATTTGGGGCACTGCTTGTTGTATAAGGTCTACAAATgcaatactactactactactgtaTCCTTTTATGAATTTGGAAAGCAAACTTTGCCAGTTTCTGATGAATATGAACATTTCGAAGGACTTGTTGAGCTTTTGCTGCCTCTTTACCAATTTTTCTTCTGAGACTAAAACTATGGAAAAAATTGCACAGGAGTGGGGTTTACCCAGTGCGCACCCGAAGGATAGCGGCTGCGGTTCCCtggtcaaaaatatatatatatatatatggtgaaaGAACGAGACCCTCATAAAGTTGTGGGTACTGTGGTATTCTCTCTTATGAGTTGTGATTGTGATTGGACAACTAACATTCAGGAAAGCTCGTTTGCAATTCGAGGTTGAATTAAAATATTCACGGTACTTCTGGACAACATTTGAAGTGGAAACAAAAAATTATTTGAAGCCGAGTGGGAAATAAGGTTTGTGATAGTTTTGATAATTTAATACCAAAATTCACCAACTCAGCTCATTTAGTAAACTTTTAATGCATATTTTCTAGGGCCATCATAATTAGCTTCTTGAGTTGTCGGTATAGTAGATGGATGAACAGAAGGAGCATGATCACTTAAATTATTTGCTTCTATACatacctttttttaaaaaaattattattattatgcagGGAGGGAGTAGGGAAAGGACAAATGGAGGAGGGGATTATAACGTGGGATTCAAACCCTCACAAATAAGGTGAACCATTATAGCGGATTAAAGCGATTTTACTCTCAGTATACAATAGAACTTATTACTACGTTTAGCAATATGAAAAGACTATGTTTTGAATTTTTAACAATTGGATGACGCTGCCTACAGTTTGAAAAgactatgtttttaatttttaacaaTTGGATGACGTTACCTACAGTTTCAAATAGCACCATTACAAAAATGGAGCAAATTCTCTAAAAGATCACCCATGTTGTCAAAATTCCCTACAATTGGATGATTTTATTACAAAAATCGTTCATATTCCACGAGGAGATAACAACAGTCATTCATGTTTCAATGTTTTTATACCCGGTTTTTATTCACTGAAGTTAATGGCTCATATTAATAAATTTAATTAGGAGGACAATATTTTCCTCCATATAAAAATTTGGTGTTTTTACTCTATTGAGGAGACAATTAGACTAGTTCCTTAAGATTGATCTAGAAAGAAAAACAGGTTAAGCTAGTAAAATTTTCACCATATGCCTTATCAAAATGTGTGCACAAACAAAGTTGATCTTCAAAATAATAAATTGTAGCAGTAATACTTCAAAGGAGCTTGTGATGAAGTATGTCAAGTAACCTGCTGCAGCCCATAAAATGACCGTGAGAATTTAGCAAAAGAAGACGCATAATGTGTCTAAAGAGTTTCACATAACCAAGACACTAATACATAATCCCTATATTTTACTAGAGTTTCTATTATTCTTCTGCACAACAACTGCATAATCCTTCATGCCTTTTCTTTTAAAATGTCTTCCTCTCTTTGCCATAGGAAAGGGTCAATCAAGATAATTAACCTTCATGCCTTTTCTTTTAAAATGTCCTCCTCTCTTTACCATAGGAAAGGGTCAATCAAGATAATTAACAGTAAAAGTTACGGACTTGTTTGATCGGTTAATTAACTTATGTTGGGAAAAATATAGCTCCCGTTTAGCATAGATTTTGAAGTTGAAACTTGAGGTTTTTGAAGTTGTGGTTTTTGAAACtaaagttgtgtttggacatacattttatttgaaaaaaattgaagttttgtgagtggaTGTCCCAGagtttttggaacttgaaaattTTTTAAGACAGATTTTCAAAATATGATCCAAAATCTACGGCCAAACAAATATTTGAAGATAAATATTTAAAATCTATGGTCAAACGCTAGTCTAGTACTTCTCTATTTCACACCGAAAAGGGGAAAAAAGTAATGCAAAATACGGAAGTAAGGTATCCAAATATTGGAGTAATAGAGCTTGTTtagattggcttattttagataTTTTTAAGTTAAAATACTTTTAAGTACTTTTTGTAATGTTTGACTAAGATACAAAAGATGCTTTTaagtatttatttttaaattaaaatatcaAGAATAAGTCGAAAATCATAAGTTACAATTCCTAATATATGGCTAATCCATCCGAACAACTCATAAcattctttataatttataatttcttaattttttaaataaaaagatTCAAAATATTTGATAAAATCATAATGGAAGATAGGGGTTTAATCCTCCAAATAATAAGGCGATGTTCGTAGCTGGTTAGAGTCATGCAGTTATTAGTAATACATGAATTAATTATGTGGAAATCGATGGACTAGTTTATGCAGAAATTAGCCATGCAGAGCTAGTTATTTATGTAATAATTGTCACATAATAACGTTGTTTGATGGTCTCCAAATACAAGAGTATTCGAAACATTTTATAGTAAAGTTATTTATGAATATTTTCACCGTGGATTTGATTTTATCAAAAATGATAATAACGTGAATTCACAATCGTTTATGTGTTGGAGAGATCATGTCTTATTTTGTTACGACACTA
Coding sequences:
- the LOC132627603 gene encoding protein CutA, chloroplastic isoform X1, with the protein product MALTLSAITSSTLIRRKLPIVGAFCVLTFGFSNLSIPFTKPGFAHSLGWKLGGERQCTSVSSIRMEATSSKIVPSIVVYVTVPNKELGKKLAGSIVKEKLAACVNRVPGVESVYEWQGEVQTDSEELLIIKTRESLLEALTEHVKANHEYDVPEVIAMPIVGGCPQYLEWLKNSTRDK
- the LOC132627603 gene encoding protein CutA, chloroplastic isoform X2, with the translated sequence MALTLSAITSSTLIRRKLPIVGAFCVLTFGFSNLSIPFTKPGFAHSLGWKLGGERQCTSVSSIRMEATSSKIVPSIVVYVTVPNKELGKKLAGSIVKEKLAACVNRVPGVESVYEWQGEVQTDSEELLIIKTRESLLEALTEHVKANHEYDVPEVIAMPIVGGCPQYLEWLKNSTRDK